The DNA region CCGGAGAATAGTCCATCCACGCCATATTCCCCCTCTAAATAGGCTGCACACGGCAATAGGCGTTTTTGATTATGCAAAAAGCTTTCGGCCATTTCAATGGCTGCAAGCGCAGGCGTGAAAAAAGCAGATCCATTACCCAAGAGCTGTACGATTTCGCCGCCACCCTTACGGGTTCTGTCGATCATGGCGTCTAGCTTTTCCTGCTTCAAAATGCCCATGCTGACGAGTTCAGGAAGCGGAATGCCGCCGGCATTGGAAAAGCGAGCGAGCGGCACCATATCATCGCCGTGGCCACCCAGCACGAAGGCCTGAATATCTTCACGACTAATGCCCAGCTCTTCAGAAAGAAACATTCTAAACCGCGTGGAGTCCAAAACGCCAGCCATGCCAACCACGTGTGATTTGGGCAAGCCGCTGGCCTTGTAAAAAGCGTAAACCATGGCGTCTAACGGATTGGTGACCACCACGCAAAAAGCTTTGGGTGCGTATTCACGTACACCAGCCGCGACTTGGTGGATAACTTCAAGATTTTTGCCCAAAAGATCTTCACGACTCATGCCAGGCTTGCGCGGAAATCCGGCCGTAATAATGCAAACGTCTGCGCCGGCGATATCTGCGTAGGAGTCGGTGCCGGTAAGCTTGCAATCGTTATCAAGCAGTGCACCCATTTGGCCAAGATCCAGCGCCTTGCCTTTCGCCGTGCCACCGAAGACGTCAAAGAGAACAACGTCTCCGAGTTGTCGTTGCATGGCCAAAAGAGCGAGAGTTCCGCCGATATTACCGGCGCCGATCAGTGCGATTTTTCGTCGAGACATGCCACTGCCTAGAGCATAATGGCGCTTTGGTGGCAAGTGGGCTGGTTAGAGGAGTTCTCTGGCTGCGACGTATGAGCTGACGATATGCCCCCAAAAATCGATGGCAGAAAATGGTGCTAGCACAACGCCGAGCTTACTTGCGCCCCGCTGCCTAACTAAGCAATATTGGGCATAGGCACCAAATAGGTTAAATCCAAATGAAGCCGTGGAAAGAAGAAGTGGGGGCGCGTTTTCTTCAACAATATGCCAGCCGCCTTCAACCAGGTTTGATGAGTGACCTACTACTTCGACTGCGTGGTAAAATTTGCCAGCATGTTTTCCGCAACAAGTGGTGTGGCCGCCCATAAGACCGTTGATATGATTCGCGATTTCCATTCCGTTCCAAATTACAGAGCCCAAAGTTACTGCTTGTTCCGCGGTATGATTTCCTCGGTGAGCGTGCGAATAGTTACAAACTAGTAGAGCAGTTAATAGCAGTATTTTCATTTGAGAATGAGAATCATTCTCAATAAGAGTTGTCAACGGCGTCGTTTTACCCTCTCCATTTCATGGAGAGGGAGATTTTGACTCGTCAAAATCGGGAGAGGATTCACCGTGCGGGATCTGGACCTCTCCCGTTTTTAGCAAGCTAAAAACTCCCTCTCCTGCTCAGCAGGAGAGGGTAATCTACACCGAGGTTAAGAGTGAGTAGTAAATGCCTAGTGCGATGCCCACTAAGCTCACCAGAAAGCCTGCGATCATCCATTGGCCCCATTGGTTTTCGGAGATATCCTCGCTGGGTTCTTCTCTCCTAAATTGCTGCTCATGGCGATAAAACTCTAACGCTTGTCGCAGTTCAGCCGTGTCCGTATATCGAATCGTGGGATCTTGTCTGATGGCTCTTTGAACGATGCCCGCCAATTCAGGTTGATGGATGGTCTCAGAGAAATTCTTCAGTTGATGCGCCATGGTATTTTCGGGGGAGGTGCCTTTGAAGAGTTTGTGACCGGTCCACATAAAAGCCAGCAAAGCGCCTAAGCTATAGATATCCGCTTTAATGGTTGGCTTTTGGCCTAAAATAATTTCAGGGGCCACATAACCAGCAGTGCCGCGGAATTGCCCTTTTGAAGCGATAATGCCAAAATCGATGATTTTCGGCTCACCGGCTACCACCAAGATGTTGCCGGGCTTGAGATCCAAATGCATCACACCTGCTGTATGCATGGCAGATAGGCCGGCTAAGATTTTTTCGATATAAGGCATGCTGTCTTCAAAGCCTATCCCCTGTTCTGGCGGAATCAAATCATGCAGTGGAATGCCGTCCAAATACTCCATGGCGTAAAAGACATTATTTTCGTCATCCAACCCCACGTCCAAAATACGAACCACATTGGGATGACTAATGCCTTGCAAAATTTTTGCGTTTTTGAGGAGCTGCTCTCTTTCGGCATCGCTTGGGCTGGAAAACAGTTTTAGGGCGACCTTTGTGCCGGTTGTTTTGTCGGTGGCTAAAAAAACTCCCGATTGGTCAACTTTACCTAGCGCTTTTTTTACCTCATATTTGTCCATATGATAAATATATCATATGTCATTTTTGTTTTGCATGCGGATGTGATTTGTCGTACATTTTCATTAAATAATCCAGGTTTACTTGAGTGTATCGTTGTGTGGTGGAAATCGAGGCGTGACCGAGCATTTCTTGAATCGCTCGAAGATCCGCGCCGCTTTCCAGTAAATGAGTAGCGAAAGCATGCCTGAAGCGGTGAGGGTGCATGCTGCCAGTAATGCCCGCCTTTTTTCCATAATCACCTACCATGCGCCTCACCACTCGCACATCGATTTGTTTTCCGCGACTGCCCCTGAAAACCGGGCTCTCTGGCTCTGTATTTGGCAGGGTCCGGATAAGCTTTTCCAAAGCCTCTTTGCATTGGTCATGAAAAGGCACCAAACGCTCTTTTTGCCCTTTGCCCATGACGCGAACAATTTGCGCACTTAAATCAACTTGCTTGATTTTGAGCGAAACCAGCTCCGAAATACGGATGCCGGTCGCATAAAGCAGCTCAATCAGGGCCTTGTCTCTAATGTCATCCGGCTCGCAAAGGGCGAACGCTTCGTCCACCGACAGGCTTTTAGGCAGCGGCTTAGGCAGTTTAGGGTTATCGATCAAATCCGCCGGCGATGTTTCTAGGTGGCTTTCTTGCACGCACCACCTTAAGAATGAGCGAATGGCGCTGAGCTTTCGAGCCATTGAACTGGTTTGATGATCTTTTTTTAAATGCGCTAAAAACTGACGGATATGCCTGTGGTTAATGCTCGAAATCTCAGCATTTGGGAAATAGGCCTGAAATTGCGAAAGGTCGTTTAAATACGCGTCATGCGTATGCACAGACATATGCCTGATTTTCTGCTGATATTCTAAAAACTGTTGGATTAACGGAAGCATAGCTGCACCACGGTTTCGACATGTGTGGTCTGCGGAAACAAGTCATAAGGCTGGCATTTGACGATCTGGTAACCCGCTTCGCACAATATTTTTAAGTCGCGCGCTAGGGTTGCTGGCATACAAGAAGTATAAAACACATGCTTGGCTGGCCGCTCACATAAAGCTTCAACGACTTCACGATGAAGCCCAGTGCGCGGTGGATTTATCAGCACAATGTCCGGCTGCTCACGTTTTAAAGTACTAGCGCAAACTTTGGCAACATCTGCAATTTGCCAATCGATATTCTCTGGATGGTGTTTTTTAGCCCAGGCAATGGCTTTAGCGTTGAGTTCAACGGCAGTCACTTTGCCAAACTCAGCCAATCGGGCAGTCAAGATGCCGGTGCCGCAATATAAATCTAATAGTCGCATGCTCGTGTTTTCAGAGCAGAGCTGTTCAACCGCCGCTTCGATATCGCGATAAAGCTTTTCGCTTTGTTCTGGATGAGCTTGAACGAAGATATCATCGTC from Myxococcota bacterium includes:
- the mdh gene encoding malate dehydrogenase; protein product: MSRRKIALIGAGNIGGTLALLAMQRQLGDVVLFDVFGGTAKGKALDLGQMGALLDNDCKLTGTDSYADIAGADVCIITAGFPRKPGMSREDLLGKNLEVIHQVAAGVREYAPKAFCVVVTNPLDAMVYAFYKASGLPKSHVVGMAGVLDSTRFRMFLSEELGISREDIQAFVLGGHGDDMVPLARFSNAGGIPLPELVSMGILKQEKLDAMIDRTRKGGGEIVQLLGNGSAFFTPALAAIEMAESFLHNQKRLLPCAAYLEGEYGVDGLFSGVPVVIGAKGIERVIQLNLQAEEKEAFLRSTASVRKTVDEVNGLH
- a CDS encoding methyltransferase; its protein translation is MTLKKGTVSNIAFGGDGVIRDEGKVVFTPFVLPGELVEFEITQAKKTHAFGRLIQVLTEHPQRIQPKCEYYGRCGGCQLQHASYELQLKIKQQFVQDAFTRIGKLSDVQIEPIIGTDKQWAYRRRIRLHERNGKTGFIGVDGHSLVEITHCEIFSGASLDMDDDIFVQAHPEQSEKLYRDIEAAVEQLCSENTSMRLLDLYCGTGILTARLAEFGKVTAVELNAKAIAWAKKHHPENIDWQIADVAKVCASTLKREQPDIVLINPPRTGLHREVVEALCERPAKHVFYTSCMPATLARDLKILCEAGYQIVKCQPYDLFPQTTHVETVVQLCFR
- a CDS encoding serine/threonine-protein kinase, producing MDKYEVKKALGKVDQSGVFLATDKTTGTKVALKLFSSPSDAEREQLLKNAKILQGISHPNVVRILDVGLDDENNVFYAMEYLDGIPLHDLIPPEQGIGFEDSMPYIEKILAGLSAMHTAGVMHLDLKPGNILVVAGEPKIIDFGIIASKGQFRGTAGYVAPEIILGQKPTIKADIYSLGALLAFMWTGHKLFKGTSPENTMAHQLKNFSETIHQPELAGIVQRAIRQDPTIRYTDTAELRQALEFYRHEQQFRREEPSEDISENQWGQWMIAGFLVSLVGIALGIYYSLLTSV
- the xerA gene encoding site-specific tyrosine recombinase/integron integrase, with the translated sequence MLPLIQQFLEYQQKIRHMSVHTHDAYLNDLSQFQAYFPNAEISSINHRHIRQFLAHLKKDHQTSSMARKLSAIRSFLRWCVQESHLETSPADLIDNPKLPKPLPKSLSVDEAFALCEPDDIRDKALIELLYATGIRISELVSLKIKQVDLSAQIVRVMGKGQKERLVPFHDQCKEALEKLIRTLPNTEPESPVFRGSRGKQIDVRVVRRMVGDYGKKAGITGSMHPHRFRHAFATHLLESGADLRAIQEMLGHASISTTQRYTQVNLDYLMKMYDKSHPHAKQK